In one Cloacibacillus porcorum genomic region, the following are encoded:
- a CDS encoding N-acetylmuramoyl-L-alanine amidase family protein, whose protein sequence is MKIVIDPGHGAPDGGAVGPKGTREADITLKVAHALAKELAARGHIASMTRSGNSRTFRNDRTADLRSRPAFANRIDADCFISLHCNGAANPAANGFEIYTTPGRDHSDPLATAIFEAWGRMFPQQRKRTDTSDGDPDKEANYLVLRECRVPAVLVEMAFITNPQEEAFLRSAANHDAMAAAVADGIEAWERKRRG, encoded by the coding sequence ATGAAAATAGTAATCGATCCCGGCCACGGAGCGCCGGACGGCGGCGCGGTGGGGCCGAAGGGCACAAGAGAGGCTGATATCACCCTCAAAGTGGCGCACGCGCTGGCGAAAGAACTTGCCGCGCGCGGGCATATCGCCTCCATGACGCGCAGCGGAAACAGTCGGACATTCCGTAACGACCGGACGGCAGACCTGCGCTCGCGCCCCGCCTTTGCCAACCGCATCGACGCGGACTGTTTTATTTCGCTCCATTGCAACGGGGCGGCGAACCCGGCGGCGAATGGCTTCGAGATATACACCACGCCGGGCAGAGACCACAGCGACCCGCTGGCTACGGCCATCTTCGAGGCGTGGGGGCGCATGTTCCCACAACAGCGCAAACGTACCGACACGAGCGACGGCGACCCGGATAAGGAGGCCAACTACCTTGTGCTGCGTGAGTGCCGCGTCCCCGCGGTGCTCGTGGAGATGGCCTTCATCACGAACCCGCAGGAAGAGGCTTTTTTGCGGTCGGCGGCGAATCACGACGCTATGGCGGCGGCCGTCGCGGACGGGATAGAGGCATGGGAGCGGAAAAGGAGGGGATGA
- a CDS encoding glucosaminidase domain-containing protein has product MMKRDDNTLRLLLWLVMAALAVWLALVASILCAYGATPAQDFYAAARGQPGINAYAATCQSAVETGYWQSELWRRAYNGAGIKAPPEWRAAGKPYIRIASREYSNGKYITRESYFRRYGSRAAFLADYAAKIRKDYPYTYKHSDNFLLCFAGLYRGRLGSWATDRKYFEKLTRMAVRLAPEIFGPAWHDKLLTAYEYARNELEPWQREIIKGYL; this is encoded by the coding sequence ATGATGAAGCGGGACGACAACACCTTACGGCTGCTGCTGTGGCTGGTGATGGCCGCCCTTGCGGTGTGGCTTGCGCTGGTTGCAAGTATACTCTGTGCCTACGGTGCCACACCCGCGCAGGATTTTTACGCGGCGGCACGCGGACAGCCCGGCATAAACGCCTACGCCGCCACCTGCCAGAGCGCCGTGGAGACGGGATATTGGCAAAGCGAGCTTTGGCGCAGGGCATACAACGGCGCGGGGATAAAGGCCCCGCCTGAATGGAGAGCCGCCGGCAAGCCGTACATACGTATAGCGAGCAGGGAATACAGCAACGGTAAATATATTACGCGGGAATCGTACTTTCGCAGGTATGGTTCCCGCGCTGCTTTTCTGGCGGATTACGCGGCAAAGATACGCAAGGATTACCCCTATACCTACAAGCACAGTGACAACTTTTTGCTCTGCTTCGCCGGGCTGTATCGGGGGCGGCTCGGCAGCTGGGCGACGGACCGCAAGTATTTTGAGAAGCTCACGCGCATGGCCGTAAGGCTTGCGCCGGAGATATTCGGCCCGGCGTGGCACGACAAGCTGCTTACGGCTTACGAATACGCGCGCAACGAGCTTGAGCCGTGGCAGCGCGAGATCATAAAAGGGTATCTGTAA
- a CDS encoding DUF4376 domain-containing protein, with the protein MAENVIAGNIDWSKLKTPEMIFAENKDKKLALVSTAFTGYCKGAFACSYGWPMQFAEADVQKMEGAVKLLENDPSQAPYVVDAEDTLHTGVTLDDMKAIQLEMMQHYAAAYLRKQQLRAIVTACTTQAELDAVEITWEENTNADNS; encoded by the coding sequence GTGGCAGAAAACGTAATTGCCGGAAACATCGACTGGTCGAAGTTAAAAACGCCGGAGATGATCTTCGCGGAAAACAAAGATAAAAAACTTGCGCTGGTAAGCACGGCATTTACCGGATACTGCAAGGGCGCGTTTGCGTGCTCCTACGGCTGGCCGATGCAGTTCGCGGAGGCCGACGTACAGAAAATGGAGGGCGCGGTAAAACTGCTTGAAAACGACCCAAGTCAAGCGCCCTACGTAGTGGATGCGGAAGACACGCTCCACACCGGCGTCACACTCGACGACATGAAAGCGATCCAACTTGAGATGATGCAGCACTATGCCGCCGCGTACCTGCGCAAACAACAGCTGCGGGCTATTGTAACGGCCTGCACCACGCAAGCCGAACTCGACGCGGTAGAGATCACATGGGAGGAAAATACAAATGCTGACAACTCGTAA
- a CDS encoding H-type lectin domain-containing protein: MQRYKRENGQLVKIAETPVLENGKVDISWLPVVGTMGSAVIERGSNANGEYVKFADGTMVCKTGWYYLGSDTGVLKNVTFPAAFSQIPKVLPIIDMYQENTNTTLASCFIYCAKRSTVTTTSCTISVVSIGVPLSNGDVQMYVVGRWK; encoded by the coding sequence GTGCAGAGATACAAGCGCGAGAACGGTCAGCTGGTCAAGATCGCCGAGACGCCGGTGCTCGAAAACGGCAAAGTAGATATATCGTGGCTACCGGTGGTGGGCACGATGGGGAGCGCCGTAATTGAGCGCGGTTCTAACGCCAACGGAGAATATGTTAAATTCGCGGATGGTACTATGGTCTGCAAAACTGGCTGGTATTATTTAGGAAGCGATACCGGAGTTCTAAAAAACGTTACCTTTCCGGCGGCGTTTTCGCAAATACCAAAAGTGCTACCGATTATTGACATGTATCAAGAAAATACCAATACCACATTAGCGAGCTGTTTTATATACTGCGCAAAAAGGAGTACCGTTACAACAACAAGCTGCACAATATCCGTCGTATCTATCGGCGTCCCACTATCTAATGGCGACGTGCAGATGTATGTTGTCGGACGCTGGAAATGA
- a CDS encoding IS3 family transposase, which produces MKKRLRGERRWSGKGIYPFRQLEYQVILELSEYFPVVILCRVTGIPRSSFYNWKRSLFEPSKRARDFARSVMLFMEYHKRYPSHGYRWLNAKIRLDTGIVHSDPYAYKCCRAAGIKSKAKHYRYKKPGNPYRLFPNLLLAGLPVYSPMQYIASDMTAFCFKGTYYELTLYMDLWNNEIVSHALSSRRGDRMTYIDGLEGLIMNKDKKTEWQTILHTDQGAVYASKKYNDILELNHIAHSMSRSGTPTDNAAMEAINGWLKAELFTDFHVTGKENIEREIEEYIKFFNEERPAYALGYMTPKQYKEAYSGNGSFRSRT; this is translated from the coding sequence ATTAAAAAAAGGCTACGAGGTGAAAGGAGATGGTCCGGTAAAGGAATATATCCTTTTAGACAGCTCGAATACCAAGTAATTCTGGAACTATCCGAGTATTTTCCTGTAGTCATCCTGTGCCGTGTGACGGGGATTCCCAGAAGCAGCTTCTATAACTGGAAACGCAGCCTGTTTGAACCGTCCAAAAGAGCGAGGGATTTTGCTAGAAGCGTAATGCTCTTTATGGAATATCATAAAAGATATCCGTCGCACGGATACAGATGGCTTAACGCGAAGATACGCCTTGACACCGGAATAGTCCATTCAGATCCGTACGCCTATAAATGTTGCAGGGCTGCCGGTATAAAGAGCAAGGCAAAACACTACCGTTATAAAAAACCAGGCAATCCGTACAGATTATTCCCCAACCTGCTTCTTGCAGGCCTGCCGGTATACTCACCGATGCAGTACATAGCGAGCGATATGACGGCATTCTGCTTCAAAGGTACGTACTATGAGCTGACACTGTATATGGACCTATGGAACAACGAAATAGTAAGCCATGCGTTGTCTTCAAGGCGCGGAGACAGAATGACATACATAGACGGGCTGGAAGGACTGATAATGAATAAAGATAAAAAAACGGAATGGCAGACGATACTGCACACAGACCAGGGCGCGGTATACGCCTCCAAGAAATACAACGACATCTTGGAACTGAACCATATAGCCCACTCCATGTCCAGAAGCGGAACTCCTACGGACAATGCGGCGATGGAAGCGATAAACGGCTGGCTGAAAGCGGAGCTGTTTACAGACTTTCATGTAACAGGCAAAGAAAACATAGAGCGGGAGATAGAGGAATACATAAAATTCTTCAATGAAGAGCGTCCGGCCTATGCTTTGGGATACATGACGCCGAAACAGTATAAGGAGGCGTATAGCGGAAACGGCAGTTTTAGGAGTAGGACGTAA
- a CDS encoding helix-turn-helix domain-containing protein: MRYTKEERLEIGRKVYEGIMTRYEAAEAYGISDDTARDYMRMYRDSNSLPPKSSGNGSDSYVYKPSERQPDLSDYESMTKKELIVELIKAKVAEARLKKGYEVKGDGPVKEYILLDSSNTK; this comes from the coding sequence ATGCGATACACGAAAGAAGAGCGTCTTGAAATCGGACGAAAAGTTTATGAGGGGATAATGACACGTTACGAGGCTGCCGAAGCCTACGGCATCAGCGACGACACGGCTAGGGACTATATGCGGATGTATCGTGATTCCAACAGTCTGCCGCCCAAGTCTTCCGGAAACGGTTCGGACAGTTATGTTTACAAGCCTTCCGAAAGACAGCCTGACCTATCAGATTATGAGTCCATGACAAAAAAAGAACTCATTGTTGAGTTGATTAAAGCGAAAGTAGCGGAAGCAAGATTAAAAAAAGGCTACGAGGTGAAAGGAGATGGTCCGGTAAAGGAATATATCCTTTTAGACAGCTCGAATACCAAGTAA
- a CDS encoding phage tail protein, which produces MVTAIVGGLLGWAFSGALIGWGLVTTAFGAIMLGASLGSLFKPRDMGDFSNSPTYSFGPISNTMSQLVPIPVIYGRCRVAGNIIYQAFDSDKKEKQDIYILIGEGPVTAINSVMANDQDPAALEDCSVTKYLNTTAATHDSRDPNGARPYPDDVALICLTLKAQEKLNGTPTITSIVDGVKVWTPNGFAWSRNPVWIVLDILCHPRYGMGLGVTAAGVYQHPDWERIDYDCAVAAAAYCDEAVSYGPRFQLDFNIDTRRPVRDTLADFLATFRGYLVETDRLQICIDAPVSAYSREITPDNIVEGSFTFWQAADEDVCNRITVDWIDPNNSYERVTDVFQDSTDIADRGVVEKSISLLPVTRAEQVGHMGYYLLKTSLMVRNFCSFGVGLKDCDIMPGEVLTVSFEKFTGWKRKPFRVISVKNAGSDDMDVMTVTCSEYVEDVYDDGVLDVTHHIDTSLTTDYKPNDVTELAITEQLETLQDGSYNLIAKITWTPPASYNSLELWYRYSSEVSWKPAGTLPRGSEEYYLPCTGNIGDTLYVKIYVVSNLGIRSDGQTTSKILHGDLTPPAPPTNLHGAGGFRMAVLTWTDPPDADLDHIEIYRALDRADAPMIKIGSVPRFVQEYIDANLMVLQTGWYKLKAVDVAGNESEYTAMISATSEAIPPAEIXEQSIAPSKLLPQLQKLEGLVKMLAEAGIQNSVNEDENRETAAKATQVLETKVVEGLEAEATARTELLAKVNENTSAITEEQTARAEADRAEAAARETLAAQVGQNAAAITAESAARADADSAESTARELMAAQMGDSIAYLQQLMQVVARTVKITEGTAAPASPQTGDIWKNGSVYKIWNGAEWETVTEEEAQKIIAAVIANYTLTVDVNGNVAGFGITNSNIGGSEFAILADAFKIAVGEKKTIVFQVDDSGNVYLSGNLFAEGVITGEMINAAARIQIGDGGLLRIGAGGIFQLGDGVSDTIVMENGQMRISQVIDGALRNRTMITNVKEGVATTPAAETAGAKEACRVYIPGYFATEPKIIVSISELMAYNTTYKSQNQYWRVKYEGLKHELHNIGGGGNYSFIPIANLVLDAASEVIQANKNSGTVSAGWTSGAVSMPANVGSLIAYASMFSKRGTGAAPNWNRRNVKWRLLACDTSGGSYADISGWKTVSIGDNLSEYRDSSISVNISKSAVWYLKAEFTAEDAGGTFSDGSDAYEYNTGNTTALNNAWTYASASQTSDSNPLLTTQYAVPSGWEVWKIKGVINLSEGKIVNTGNVAVKLYSDNLWRRSGAGSFTSVSFETDITGMNAFTSLKNAGATTAANFTVTAGTSSGNGSNTASIRISGGTITFFLRKKVANTTGAQNNYIFDSATVSLNSRTLLAAGKVNWLAAGA; this is translated from the coding sequence ATGGTAACGGCAATAGTAGGCGGACTATTAGGCTGGGCCTTCTCCGGCGCGCTGATCGGCTGGGGGCTCGTAACCACGGCCTTCGGGGCCATCATGCTTGGCGCGTCGCTTGGCAGCCTTTTCAAGCCGCGCGACATGGGAGACTTCTCGAACTCACCGACATACAGCTTCGGCCCAATCAGCAACACCATGAGCCAGCTTGTGCCGATCCCCGTGATATATGGGCGCTGTAGAGTCGCCGGCAACATCATCTATCAGGCGTTCGACAGCGACAAAAAAGAGAAGCAGGACATCTACATACTCATAGGCGAGGGGCCGGTGACGGCGATCAACTCAGTTATGGCCAACGACCAAGACCCGGCAGCGTTGGAAGATTGCTCTGTAACAAAATACCTCAACACCACGGCGGCGACCCACGACAGCCGAGACCCGAACGGCGCGAGGCCATACCCCGACGACGTGGCGCTTATTTGTCTAACACTTAAGGCGCAGGAGAAGTTAAACGGCACGCCGACGATAACCAGCATTGTAGACGGCGTGAAAGTATGGACACCCAACGGCTTCGCGTGGAGTCGCAACCCTGTATGGATCGTATTAGACATCCTCTGTCATCCGCGCTACGGCATGGGCCTCGGCGTGACGGCGGCGGGCGTGTACCAACACCCCGACTGGGAGCGTATAGACTACGACTGCGCCGTAGCGGCGGCGGCATACTGCGATGAGGCCGTATCCTATGGGCCGCGATTCCAGCTTGACTTTAACATAGACACCAGACGCCCAGTCCGCGACACCCTGGCCGATTTCCTCGCCACCTTCCGCGGCTACCTCGTGGAGACAGACAGGCTCCAAATCTGCATAGACGCGCCGGTCTCCGCCTACAGCCGTGAAATCACCCCCGACAACATCGTAGAGGGCAGCTTCACTTTCTGGCAGGCGGCCGACGAAGACGTATGCAACCGCATCACCGTAGACTGGATAGACCCAAACAACAGCTATGAGCGCGTCACGGACGTATTTCAGGACTCCACCGATATCGCCGACCGCGGCGTCGTGGAAAAATCTATCTCCCTGCTGCCCGTGACGAGGGCTGAACAGGTGGGGCACATGGGGTATTACCTACTCAAGACCTCACTCATGGTTAGGAATTTCTGCTCTTTCGGCGTAGGGCTTAAAGACTGCGATATCATGCCCGGAGAGGTGCTGACCGTCTCATTTGAGAAATTCACCGGCTGGAAGAGGAAACCGTTCCGCGTCATCTCCGTGAAAAACGCCGGTAGTGACGATATGGATGTTATGACCGTCACTTGTTCCGAGTATGTGGAAGACGTATATGACGACGGCGTGCTCGACGTGACCCATCATATCGACACCAGCCTCACCACCGACTATAAGCCCAACGACGTGACCGAGCTTGCCATAACTGAGCAGCTGGAGACCTTGCAGGACGGCAGTTATAACCTGATCGCCAAGATCACATGGACGCCGCCGGCAAGCTACAACTCCCTCGAACTCTGGTATCGGTACAGCTCCGAAGTGAGCTGGAAGCCCGCCGGCACCCTGCCGCGCGGCTCCGAAGAATACTATCTGCCCTGCACGGGCAACATCGGCGACACGCTTTATGTAAAGATATACGTGGTATCGAACCTCGGCATCCGCAGCGACGGGCAAACGACAAGCAAAATTCTGCACGGCGACCTGACACCGCCCGCGCCCCCGACCAATCTGCACGGGGCGGGCGGCTTCCGCATGGCCGTGCTTACCTGGACTGACCCGCCGGACGCCGACCTTGACCACATAGAAATATACCGTGCCCTCGACCGGGCCGACGCGCCGATGATAAAAATCGGCAGCGTGCCGCGCTTTGTGCAGGAATACATAGACGCTAACCTTATGGTGCTGCAGACGGGCTGGTATAAGTTAAAAGCGGTAGACGTGGCCGGCAATGAAAGCGAGTACACGGCGATGATATCCGCCACCAGCGAGGCGATCCCTCCGGCGGAAATCCNAGAACAGAGCATTGCCCCCAGCAAATTATTACCTCAGCTCCAAAAACTTGAGGGGCTGGTAAAGATGCTTGCGGAGGCGGGGATACAGAACAGCGTCAACGAGGATGAAAACCGCGAGACGGCGGCCAAGGCTACGCAGGTGCTCGAAACGAAAGTCGTTGAAGGGCTGGAAGCGGAGGCGACGGCACGCACGGAACTGCTTGCGAAGGTCAATGAAAACACCTCGGCGATCACCGAAGAGCAGACGGCCCGCGCCGAAGCAGACAGAGCGGAGGCCGCCGCCCGCGAAACTCTTGCCGCACAGGTGGGGCAGAACGCCGCCGCCATTACCGCAGAGAGCGCCGCGAGGGCGGACGCCGACAGCGCCGAATCCACCGCGCGCGAGCTGATGGCGGCGCAGATGGGTGATTCCATCGCCTATTTGCAGCAGCTTATGCAGGTAGTCGCCCGCACCGTAAAGATCACCGAGGGAACGGCCGCCCCCGCCTCACCTCAGACCGGCGATATCTGGAAAAACGGCAGCGTCTATAAAATCTGGAACGGCGCGGAATGGGAGACGGTGACGGAAGAAGAGGCGCAGAAGATCATCGCCGCCGTCATCGCAAATTATACCCTGACCGTGGACGTGAACGGCAACGTCGCCGGTTTCGGCATCACCAACAGCAACATCGGCGGCAGCGAGTTTGCCATCCTTGCCGACGCCTTTAAAATCGCTGTAGGCGAAAAGAAGACGATAGTCTTCCAAGTAGATGACAGCGGCAACGTATATCTGAGCGGCAACCTCTTTGCCGAGGGGGTTATAACGGGAGAGATGATCAACGCGGCGGCGCGTATCCAGATCGGAGACGGCGGACTGCTGCGCATCGGCGCGGGCGGCATCTTCCAGCTCGGAGACGGCGTGTCCGATACGATCGTCATGGAAAACGGCCAGATGCGTATCTCACAGGTGATAGACGGCGCGCTGCGCAACCGTACCATGATTACCAACGTCAAAGAGGGCGTAGCGACGACGCCGGCGGCGGAGACCGCGGGGGCAAAAGAGGCGTGCCGCGTGTACATCCCCGGATATTTCGCCACGGAGCCTAAGATCATCGTATCGATCTCCGAACTCATGGCCTACAACACCACATATAAAAGCCAGAACCAATACTGGCGGGTGAAATACGAGGGACTCAAACACGAGCTGCACAACATTGGAGGCGGCGGCAACTATAGTTTTATCCCCATCGCCAACCTCGTGCTTGACGCCGCGAGTGAAGTAATACAGGCCAACAAAAACAGCGGCACTGTATCGGCGGGCTGGACCAGCGGCGCGGTCTCCATGCCCGCCAACGTCGGTAGCCTAATTGCTTATGCGAGCATGTTCAGCAAGCGGGGGACCGGAGCGGCCCCCAACTGGAACCGCCGCAACGTGAAATGGCGGCTGTTAGCCTGCGACACCTCCGGCGGCTCATATGCCGACATCTCCGGCTGGAAGACGGTGTCCATCGGCGACAACCTTAGCGAATACCGCGACAGCTCTATATCCGTCAACATCTCAAAATCGGCGGTCTGGTACCTGAAAGCGGAATTTACCGCCGAGGACGCGGGAGGCACATTCAGCGACGGATCGGATGCCTACGAATACAACACGGGAAACACCACGGCGCTAAACAACGCATGGACCTACGCCTCGGCCTCTCAAACCTCCGATTCTAACCCTCTGCTTACCACCCAGTACGCCGTGCCCTCCGGCTGGGAGGTCTGGAAGATAAAAGGCGTGATAAACCTCTCCGAGGGCAAGATCGTCAACACTGGCAACGTCGCCGTAAAACTGTACAGCGATAACCTCTGGCGGAGGTCGGGGGCCGGCAGCTTTACCTCCGTGAGCTTCGAGACCGACATAACAGGCATGAATGCCTTTACAAGCCTGAAAAACGCCGGCGCGACGACGGCGGCGAACTTTACAGTGACCGCGGGTACATCGTCGGGCAACGGCAGCAACACGGCCAGCATCCGCATATCAGGCGGGACGATAACGTTCTTCCTGCGCAAAAAAGTGGCAAACACAACTGGCGCGCAGAACAACTACATATTCGACAGCGCCACGGTCTCGCTGAACTCCCGCACGCTGCTTGCGGCGGGCAAAGTCAACTGGCTGGCGGCGGGAGCATAG
- a CDS encoding phage tail protein has translation MPTPVFTWTPDFTWRPQYRRRVNITTFESGKEQRSDLGAAPREWVLTFTGSAAKLAEIEEFWNARKGPVESFLWTPPEATSAITVRFKDDTLKSTRSGMKYGTVELTLREIL, from the coding sequence ATGCCGACACCTGTCTTCACATGGACGCCTGATTTTACGTGGCGGCCGCAATACCGCCGCCGCGTGAACATAACGACTTTTGAAAGCGGCAAAGAGCAGCGCAGCGACCTTGGGGCGGCGCCGCGCGAGTGGGTATTGACCTTCACAGGCAGCGCCGCAAAACTCGCTGAGATAGAAGAGTTCTGGAACGCCCGGAAGGGCCCGGTGGAGTCGTTCTTGTGGACGCCGCCGGAGGCGACCTCGGCCATTACAGTACGCTTTAAGGATGACACGTTGAAATCGACTCGCAGCGGCATGAAGTACGGAACGGTCGAGCTGACCTTGAGGGAAATCCTATGA
- a CDS encoding tape measure protein — protein MPSSNKMQIKVTADVTEAARQLGSLTSRVTAFSKSIKKNLEVALGKDAMKLSSNLVSKLKWVALGIGTLGAASVKMAADFEMVKRSMTVLTGSAKEAQAHLNDLERFAATTPFEFAGLVDASKRLQAYGFEARSVIPILQTVGDAAMAVGLSQEGVDRLTLAFGQIAAKGKLSAEEMRQISETGVPAWKMLAESMGTTVADVMDKTKKGAISAQAALEGIFSGMQKRFGGMMDAVAKEIPQQLSNMKDAISSIMRGVGEEITRAFDLKERLFSVTSWLTAFAQIIKTSGVREAFEQLVPDSVRQALVVIAAAVAGLVVPAFAAWAAATIAATWPLLAIGAACGVAAAVIYENWDSMGGFFTDLWDAIVEAFSAAWKSVKWVCEKIVDAVTFVIKKLGKLTEAIAQTAQLRSSVLGDDAGIEKPAPAKKTLSAQEKADQQAAMEDYKNGKGRPKSITEAIVRAKNQLAKTALDLSGNTDWKSLFAGSLGNDSGFTGGNNKKGAKGKTAAEMLVQSISDQIKYLNADGESFLPILDKWLAKSKPLSEDWKKIRDLQLQITEDAERRNPFSAVNVMERNKQQIERMKSYMEQSKRLREEEYNNYDWQNSQGLMSDTDYLNKLKERFADLSEQFKAAGGHMENFLQWTPELQKAFSDVQSAGSSSFSKSLDLLKSQFENGKISGTQYKAAIEQLKIQFADMPRVTKMADDALKAYENTMNKFPTAAQQAAAVWDDARSSLYAFPEGIGNAFESAIRGTESLGDAMMDLLQDIGAVVAKALVMRTLFGGGEGDGFFGSGGGLFGLFGLKFHGGGTVGSGGTPTLVNPSVFANAPRMHGGGIAGLRPDEVPAILQRGEVVQPKNAHLGTADGGGGGDNYNITIQAIDAQSFIQMLQKNRNYLESMIVNGIQRGGALRAAVKGAT, from the coding sequence ATGCCAAGCTCGAATAAAATGCAGATAAAAGTAACCGCCGACGTGACGGAGGCTGCCCGCCAGTTGGGCAGCCTCACATCACGGGTCACGGCTTTTTCTAAATCCATTAAAAAGAATCTGGAAGTCGCGTTGGGTAAAGACGCGATGAAACTATCGTCGAATCTAGTATCAAAGCTTAAATGGGTGGCGCTGGGCATCGGCACGCTTGGCGCCGCCTCGGTAAAGATGGCTGCTGATTTTGAGATGGTGAAGCGCAGCATGACCGTATTGACCGGCAGCGCAAAAGAAGCGCAGGCGCATTTGAATGACCTTGAGCGTTTTGCTGCAACGACTCCGTTTGAATTTGCAGGACTTGTTGACGCATCGAAGCGGTTGCAGGCCTATGGATTCGAGGCACGGTCTGTCATCCCGATTTTACAGACGGTCGGCGATGCCGCGATGGCTGTTGGGCTGAGTCAGGAGGGCGTAGACCGCTTGACGCTTGCCTTCGGACAGATAGCTGCGAAGGGCAAGCTGTCGGCCGAAGAAATGCGCCAGATATCGGAAACCGGCGTGCCGGCGTGGAAGATGCTCGCTGAAAGCATGGGGACCACCGTCGCGGACGTAATGGATAAGACAAAGAAGGGCGCTATATCCGCGCAAGCCGCGCTTGAGGGGATTTTTAGCGGTATGCAGAAGCGTTTCGGCGGCATGATGGATGCTGTAGCGAAAGAGATACCGCAGCAGTTAAGCAACATGAAGGATGCGATATCGAGCATCATGCGCGGTGTGGGAGAGGAAATAACGCGGGCTTTCGACTTGAAAGAACGGCTGTTCAGCGTGACATCGTGGCTTACGGCGTTTGCGCAGATAATAAAAACGAGTGGCGTGCGCGAAGCCTTTGAACAGCTTGTACCTGACAGCGTGCGCCAAGCTCTTGTGGTGATAGCCGCAGCGGTTGCCGGGCTTGTCGTGCCGGCGTTTGCTGCGTGGGCTGCTGCGACAATAGCCGCCACTTGGCCTTTGCTTGCCATTGGCGCCGCGTGCGGCGTAGCAGCCGCCGTTATATACGAAAACTGGGACAGTATGGGCGGTTTTTTCACAGACCTCTGGGATGCGATTGTTGAGGCTTTTTCTGCCGCATGGAAGTCCGTCAAATGGGTATGTGAAAAAATAGTGGATGCCGTAACTTTCGTAATAAAAAAGCTTGGCAAGCTTACGGAGGCTATTGCGCAAACTGCGCAGCTAAGATCATCGGTACTGGGAGACGATGCCGGAATAGAAAAGCCGGCGCCGGCTAAAAAAACACTCTCTGCACAAGAAAAAGCCGACCAGCAAGCCGCGATGGAAGACTATAAAAATGGCAAAGGACGCCCTAAAAGTATAACAGAAGCTATTGTAAGAGCAAAAAATCAGCTTGCAAAAACTGCGCTCGATCTCTCCGGCAACACTGATTGGAAAAGTCTATTCGCTGGTTCACTCGGCAATGACAGCGGGTTTACGGGGGGCAACAATAAAAAGGGCGCGAAGGGTAAAACGGCGGCAGAAATGCTTGTGCAAAGTATTTCCGACCAAATAAAATACCTTAACGCCGACGGAGAATCATTCTTGCCAATTCTCGACAAATGGCTTGCAAAATCAAAACCTCTATCAGAGGATTGGAAGAAAATACGCGACCTTCAACTTCAGATCACGGAAGACGCGGAACGGCGCAACCCATTCTCGGCCGTAAACGTGATGGAGAGAAACAAGCAGCAGATTGAGCGCATGAAGTCGTATATGGAGCAATCTAAGCGGCTGCGTGAGGAAGAATATAATAATTATGACTGGCAGAACTCGCAGGGACTTATGAGCGATACGGATTACCTCAACAAGCTCAAAGAGCGGTTTGCTGACCTGTCAGAGCAATTTAAGGCGGCTGGCGGCCACATGGAGAATTTTTTGCAGTGGACTCCTGAGTTGCAGAAGGCTTTCAGTGATGTTCAGAGCGCGGGAAGCAGCAGCTTTTCAAAGTCGCTTGACTTATTAAAAAGCCAGTTTGAAAACGGGAAAATAAGCGGAACTCAGTATAAAGCCGCCATTGAGCAGCTAAAGATACAATTCGCTGATATGCCCCGTGTTACCAAAATGGCCGACGACGCGCTTAAAGCGTACGAAAACACAATGAATAAATTCCCAACTGCAGCGCAGCAGGCTGCCGCTGTATGGGATGACGCGCGAAGTTCGCTCTATGCCTTCCCCGAAGGAATCGGCAACGCCTTTGAGAGCGCGATCCGCGGAACCGAATCGCTTGGAGACGCCATGATGGATTTGCTGCAGGACATCGGCGCGGTTGTGGCCAAGGCGCTTGTTATGCGAACACTATTTGGCGGCGGAGAAGGCGATGGCTTTTTCGGTTCTGGCGGCGGCCTTTTCGGCTTGTTCGGATTGAAGTTTCACGGCGGTGGCACCGTTGGCTCCGGTGGTACTCCGACGCTCGTAAATCCGTCCGTGTTCGCGAATGCGCCGCGAATGCACGGTGGCGGCATCGCCGGCCTGCGCCCTGACGAAGTGCCGGCGATCCTGCAGCGCGGCGAAGTCGTACAGCCGAAGAATGCGCACTTAGGTACCGCCGACGGAGGTGGTGGCGGTGACAACTACAACATCACCATCCAGGCGATTGACGCGCAGAGTTTCATTCAAATGCTACAGAAGAACAGAAACTATCTTGAAAGCATGATCGTAAACGGCATACAGCGCGGAGGCGCGCTGCGTGCCGCAGTAAAGGGGGCGACATAA